From Actinopolyspora lacussalsi, a single genomic window includes:
- a CDS encoding hypothetical protein (product_source=Hypo-rule applied): MRETRSESMAEFFVDTGGADPDQAMGVLEKTFHLD, translated from the coding sequence GTGCGGGAAACGAGATCGGAGAGTATGGCGGAGTTCTTCGTGGACACCGGCGGTGCCGATCCGGATCAGGCGATGGGCGTACTGGAAAAGACCTTCCATCTCGACTGA